The DNA window ATCCTCCGTCACCGCCCCGCCCACCGTCGTGATCCGCGCTGCGCCGTAGGTCTCGGTCACCACCCCGCCCACCGTCTCGACCTGGTTTCCCCCCACCTGGACGAGCTGCGCCCCGCCCACCAGGTTCACCTCGTTCGCGCCCACCGTGTGCGTGTGGTTCGCCCCGATGATCGCCGTCGAATTGCCACCGATGGTGATCGTCTGGTTCACCCCGATCGACAGTGAGTCGTTCGACCCCACGCTCTCCGTCCGGTTCGCACCGATGGTCTCGGTGTTGTCCGCGCCGACGATCATCGAGGCGTTGGCCGCGATCCCCTCGCGCCGGTAGTTCGCCACGTCCGTCGCCTGATCCTTGCCCGCGAACACGTGCAAGAGCTCCGAGCCCGCCGCGTCGCCGAACATGATCTCGTTGTACGTCCCGCCCCCCGGGGTCGAGAGCGACTTCATCGAACTCTCGTGCCCACCGACCCGCGCGGGCAAGTTCGCCCCGTTGTAGAGCCGTCCCACGACCACCGGCCGGTCTGGATCCCCCTCCTCGAAGGCGACGATCACCTCGTCCCCCACGCGCGGATGCCACACTGCCCCTTGGCCGGGCCCGGCGAACACCTGGCTCACCCGCACCCACGCGCTCGACGGCTCCTTCGCGAGCCGCGCCGTGTCCGAGTCCCAGCGGAACCGCACGTGAACGCACCCCACGGCGAGCCCATCCGGCCCGCCCACGTTCACCTCGGCGCCCGACGCGCCGGGCGCCGCCGTCACCACCGCCGTCTGCGTCCCCTGGATGCGCGGCTTCGGCGTCCGCAGCGCTGGCCGGAAGTGCGACGCTTCCACCCGCGCCCCCTCCCCGCGCCGTGCCAGCTCGAACCGCGCCGCCCACGGCTTCTCCTGCGCGTTCGACGCCTGCGCCAGCACCCCTTGCTGCTCGCCGCGCACGTCGAGCTGCGTCACCAGGAACTCCCCCTCGTGCGTCGACTCGTCGTGCTCCAGCGCGAACACCGATCCCGCCGACAGCACCCGCACGGCCCCCTCGCCCACCGCGTAGCGCGCTTCCACCTGGAAACGCTGCAACCGCGCCAGCGCCAGCGGCGCTCCTTGCTCCGGCCCGTCCGGATAGCCGCCGGGGTAATGCACCTCGAGGAGCGCATCCGCCGCCCCCTCGCCCGCGGAGACCCCCATCGCGAGCTGCGGCTTCTTCCAGTTGTACTCCGCGAGCGCCACCCCTTCCGGCCGCAGCCTCCCGCCGAGTCGCAGCGCCGCGACCTCGCGTCCGAGCACATTCGCCGCGAGCGGCCCGCCGGCAATGCGCGCCCTGCCCCCATCGTCATCGGCCAGGACCAGCAAACAGGCCTCCTGACCATTCTCGACGTGGTAGCTGATCCCTTCTTCTTCGAGCAGCCGCGAGACGAATGCGAAATCACTCTCGTTGTATTGCACGACGAACGGGCGCACCCGCGCGTCCTTGATCCGCCCCGTCGCCTG is part of the Chondromyces crocatus genome and encodes:
- a CDS encoding type VI secretion system Vgr family protein yields the protein MADVDFSFACEVDRGAAGAWSHLEVVRFQGRESISELYRYELTLAVKAPHPEVDPRDLLGLRATLRIATGSVPTFKVVHGIVVEAEELFEAPDAMLYRVVLSPPWARALHRTRCRIFLDKTVEAIVDAVLQGDPRVTRRDGAEVDEDVGGPSFTPATEQYTWRVQATGRIKDARVRPFVVQYNESDFAFVSRLLEEEGISYHVENGQEACLLVLADDDGGRARIAGGPLAANVLGREVAALRLGGRLRPEGVALAEYNWKKPQLAMGVSAGEGAADALLEVHYPGGYPDGPEQGAPLALARLQRFQVEARYAVGEGAVRVLSAGSVFALEHDESTHEGEFLVTQLDVRGEQQGVLAQASNAQEKPWAARFELARRGEGARVEASHFRPALRTPKPRIQGTQTAVVTAAPGASGAEVNVGGPDGLAVGCVHVRFRWDSDTARLAKEPSSAWVRVSQVFAGPGQGAVWHPRVGDEVIVAFEEGDPDRPVVVGRLYNGANLPARVGGHESSMKSLSTPGGGTYNEIMFGDAAGSELLHVFAGKDQATDVANYRREGIAANASMIVGADNTETIGANRTESVGSNDSLSIGVNQTITIGGNSTAIIGANHTHTVGANEVNLVGGAQLVQVGGNQVETVGGVVTETYGAARITTVGGAVTEDFGSIMSVSVGGNVTESCASHALEVSAARLMAIGGNYTTVVGGASTLGVGAVLIDASAGPQDLTVSGNIVRSAPVHLTTAAFEHDIKGGKISAAGSSLSINVVSLEALGMSRSVTGVKKSKSYVSESADGFKKDGAGMIIKLAAVGMLASGVDHQGGGPDVEG